The region TAGATCGTCTGGATTGCCTTGAACAGGTTGTGAACCGTCTGCTGGAGGATTTGTCTTATGCCTCTTTACTGTTTGAATTCGCTGAACTTTTGAATAGAGACAATAAACACCAAGCTGCAAAGATTCTGTATCGGGGTGTGAGCGAAGCCGAGAAGTACCAGCATTCCGAACGGTTAGCGTTATGCCAGTACCGGATATTTCGGATTGAAATAGAAGAACAGCACGATCTGGAGGAGAAATTACGCGCAGCTGCTCAATTTGAGTTGTACGTAAACCGCTTAGACGCAGCCGATCAGCTCGATGCAATGCAACAGCTTATGCATATTTATGGTCTGGTACACAAGTGGAAGAGAGTGGACGAACTCGCTAAGGAAATGCACCGGGTTGCATCCGCTCAATATGAACTGGAAAACCGCCGTACAGACACTATAGAAGAAGGGTTGAAGCGTCCTGAGCGTCCTTTCTACTATTATATCCTGTATGCATACTTAGGCAGAGCTACAGCCAGCGAAGCGTGCGGTGATTTCGGGCGGGCCTTATCCTTTGTACAGCTGTATGCAAATGCCGGGCGCTGGGTACAGGAGAACGATGATCAGTCCCGGCAGATCATTGCACAATTTACGGAATGGGCCGTTGCGAACACCTATCTGTACCGGTTAATGTCCGGAGAATTGGAAGTAATACATGAGTATGCAGACTTTATAGCGCTTCAAGAGAATGAAATATTTGTGGCAGTGCGTTATATCGTTCAAGCGGCGAATGTATTCAAGCTTAATGTCGACAGCATCTTAGAGAGGTTCGCGCCATACATACACTATCCATCCAACAAGACAGAGTCCGGCGGTTACAAGCAGGCCATTCTGCAAGAGAGCTATGCGCAATTCCTCATCGAGCTGGCCATCTATCTTTTCAATCACAACAAGAGTAAGGAGCAGGCATTGAACACTATATTGAATGGCTTGGAAATATCTATTGCCATGAACAGCAGCCGAAATATGCTTGCTTGTATGACACTTTTTGAGGAATATAGGGATTTCGCAGATCAGGAACTGCAGGAAAGGTTCAAAAATCTATCAAGTGAGGTGTATCAGCTCCATGCGAAAAAAGATCTTATTCATCTTGACGCTCTGTAGTGTTTCGATTGTTATTTCGACGACGTTAACCTTGGTGACTACGATGGGACATGGCTGGGGAACTTAATCATTTTCACAAAAATATACAAGGGTGCTCCTGACATCTCGGGGGCGCCTTTTTTATATGTTCCGGGGTCCCCGCAAAGTATCTGATTCTACATCGGGGCAAGCTCCACTTTGTGGGGTTGTTTTATATGTTCCGGGGTCCCCGCAAAGTATCTGATTGACCATCGAAGCTAAAACCTCACTTTGTGGGGTTATTTGTGCAATCAAATAGATATCCTATTATCTGTCATAAAAGCCTAAGATAGCATAAAGGGAGGTTTCTATAGTGAACAGAAATATGCTCGTGCAGGTCCGTATTGAACGCGCCCGGAACCGGCTTCATATTCTGGCGGAGAAACATCATGATCTTCAGCATCCTGCGGTCCTTAAGCAATCCATGGTATTGGATGAATTGATTAACCAG is a window of Paenibacillus sp. FSL H3-0469 DNA encoding:
- a CDS encoding transcriptional regulator, whose product is MGSVNSIREELLAYMNSNQMIHSHFAELSGLNSGTLSRILKGKHPISMAQLAAITAGMKLPEDYFFEDYIEECFSFVVSMRRIRPFIFRSAELDRLDCLEQVVNRLLEDLSYASLLFEFAELLNRDNKHQAAKILYRGVSEAEKYQHSERLALCQYRIFRIEIEEQHDLEEKLRAAAQFELYVNRLDAADQLDAMQQLMHIYGLVHKWKRVDELAKEMHRVASAQYELENRRTDTIEEGLKRPERPFYYYILYAYLGRATASEACGDFGRALSFVQLYANAGRWVQENDDQSRQIIAQFTEWAVANTYLYRLMSGELEVIHEYADFIALQENEIFVAVRYIVQAANVFKLNVDSILERFAPYIHYPSNKTESGGYKQAILQESYAQFLIELAIYLFNHNKSKEQALNTILNGLEISIAMNSSRNMLACMTLFEEYRDFADQELQERFKNLSSEVYQLHAKKDLIHLDAL
- a CDS encoding aspartyl-phosphate phosphatase Spo0E family protein translates to MNRNMLVQVRIERARNRLHILAEKHHDLQHPAVLKQSMVLDELINQYNMKGEQQRLIESRKSLENKHTLY